One stretch of Hypanus sabinus isolate sHypSab1 chromosome 29, sHypSab1.hap1, whole genome shotgun sequence DNA includes these proteins:
- the LOC132383166 gene encoding charged multivesicular body protein 2a: MNAIFGRRKTPEEMLRQNQRALNRAMRELDRERTKLEQQEKKIIADIKKMAKQGQMDAVKIMAKDLVRTRRYVKKFIMMKANIQAVSLKIQTLKSNNTMAQAMKGVTKAMATMNQQLKLPQIQKIMMEFEKQTEIMDMKEEMMNDAIDDAMGDEDDEEESDAIVSQVLDELGLTLTDELSNLPSTGASLSVAAGKKAEPAVLEDADADLEKRLKNLRKD; encoded by the exons ATGAATGCCATATTCGGAAGAAGAAAGACCCCGGAGGAGATGCTCCGGCAGAACCAGCGGGCACTGAACCGGGCCATGAGGGAGCTGGACCGCGAGCGAACAAAGCTGGAGCAGCAGGAGAAGAAGATCATTGCGGACATCAAGAAAATGGCCAAACAGGGGCAGATG GATGCAGTGAAAATAATGGCAAAAGACTTGGTGCGAACGCGTCGCTATGTGAAGAAGTTCATTATGATGAAGGCAAACATCCAGGCCGTGTCACTGAAGATCCAGACTCTGAAATCAAACAACACCATGGCCCAGGCCATGAAAGGAGTCACCAAGGCCATGGCTACCATGAATCAACAG CTGAAGTTGCCTCAGATTCAGAAGATCATGATGGAATTTGAGAAGCAGACAGAGATCATGGACATGAAAGAGGAAATGATGAATGACGCCATTGATGATGCCATGGGCGATGAAGATGACGAAGAAGAGAG TGACGCTATCGTGTCTCAGGTCCTGGATGAACTTGGACTGACCCTGACTGATGAGCTGTCTA ATCTGCCAAGCACTGGAGCATCACTCAGTGTCGCTGCCGGGAAAAAGGCAGAGCCGGCTGTCTTGGAAGACGCAGATGCTGACCTGGAGAAACGGCTGAAAAACCTCCGCAAGGACTGA